The following are encoded together in the Gouania willdenowi chromosome 14, fGouWil2.1, whole genome shotgun sequence genome:
- the LOC114475291 gene encoding olfactory receptor 52N5-like produces MENYTYNSFTLQLEGFKVHKDYVYLAFISFLLAYIFIIILNVGIVALIVFDTNLHQPMYLLFCNLPFNDVLGNTVLLPRLLMDLLLPPSERHITYYACVVQAFSAHVIGTTTHTVLIIMAFDRYVAICNPLRYSTIMTNRMVVKLTASAWGVAFFLVAILLGLTIRLNRCRVMIMNSYCDNASLFKLSCESVLINNIYGLTFTVLLFSSSIGSMVLTYSKITIVCLTSNSKSLNSKALKTCSTHLVVYLIMISCGFIVIIMHRFPQYSDYRKLSGILFNVVPGGLNPIIYGVQSAEISRSLLKVFCRRSEQRKVVNSS; encoded by the coding sequence ATGGAGAACTACACCTACAACAGCTTCACTCTTCAGTTGGAGGGCTTTAAAGTCCACAAAGACTATGTGTACCTCGCTTTTATCTCCTTTTTGCTTGCGTATATCTTcattataattttaaatgtgGGCATTGTTGCTCTGATTGTATTTGACACCAACCTCCATCAGCCCATGTATCTGCTTTTCTGTAACCTGCCATTTAATGATGTTTTAGGGAACACTGTTTTGCTTCCACGTCTATTAATGGACCTTCTTCTGCCGCCCTCTGAGCGCCACATCACTTACTATGCGTGTGTGGTTCAGGCTTTTTCCGCACACGTTATCGgtaccaccacacacacagtgctCATCATCATGGCCTTTGACCGTTATGTGGCCATCTGTAACCCTCTGCGATATTCCACCATCATGACCAACAGGATGGTGGTGAAGCTGACGGCGTCGGCCTGGGGTGTGGCTTTCTTTCTGGTAGCGATCTTACTGGGCCTCACCATCCGGCTCAACAGATGCAGGGTTATGATCATGAACTCGTACTGTGACAACGCCTCTCTCTTCAAGCTCTCCTGTGAGAGCGTGTTAATCAACAACATCTATGGCCTCACCTTCACCGTGCTCCTGTTCAGCTCCTCCATTGGTTCCATGGTGCTCACCTACTCTAAGATCACCATTGTCTGTCTGACCAGCAACAGCAAGTCTCTGAACAGCAAAGCCCTGAAGACCTGCAGCACCCACCTGGTTGTGTATCTGATCATGATATCCTGTGGTTTCATTGTCATCATAATGCATCGCTTCCCACAATACTCAGACTATAGAAAACTGTCAGGCATCCTGTTCAACGTGGTCCCCGGGGGCCTGAACCCCATCATTTATGGCGTACAGTCGGCAGAGATCAGCAGGTCTCTGTTAAAGGTGTTCTGTCGCCGCTCTGAGCAGAGAAAGGTGGTGAACAGCAGTTAG
- the LOC114475292 gene encoding olfactory receptor-like protein COR4: MENYTYNSFTLQLEGFKVHKDYVYLAFISFLLAYIFIIVLNVGIVALIVFDTNLHQPMYLLFCNLPFNDVLGNTVLLPRILMDLLLPPSERHITYYACVVQAFSAHVIGTTTHTVLIIMAFDRYVAICNPLRYSTIMTNRMVVKLTASAWGVAFFLVAILLGLTIRLNRCRAMIMNPYCDNASLFKLSCESVLINNIYGLTFTVLLFSSSIGSMVLTYSKITIVCLTSNSKSLNSKALKTCSTHLVVFLIMIFCGFTVILMHRFPQYSDYRKLSAILFHVVPGGLNPIIYGVQSAEISRSLSKVFCRRSEQRKVVNSS; this comes from the coding sequence ATGGAGAACTACACCTACAACAGCTTCACTCTTCAGTTGGAGGGCTTTAAAGTCCACAAAGACTATGTGTACCTCGCTTTTATCTCCTTTTTGCTTGCGTATATCTTCATTATAGTTTTAAATGTGGGCATTGTTGCTCTGATTGTATTTGACACCAACCTCCATCAGCCCATGTATCTGCTTTTCTGTAACCTGCCATTTAATGATGTTTTAGGGAACACTGTTTTGCTTCCACGTATACTAATGGACCTTCTCCTGCCGCCCTCTGAGCGCCACATCACTTACTATGCGTGTGTGGTTCAGGCTTTTTCCGCACACGTTATCGgtaccaccacacacacagtgctCATCATCATGGCCTTTGACCGTTATGTGGCCATCTGTAACCCTCTGCGATATTCCACCATCATGACCAACAGGATGGTGGTGAAGCTGACGGCGTCGGCCTGGGGTGTGGCTTTCTTTCTGGTAGCGATCTTACTGGGCCTCACCATCCGGCTCAACAGATGCAGAGCTATGATCATGAACCCGTACTGTGACAACGCCTCTCTCTTCAAGCTCTCCTGTGAGAGCGTGTTAATCAACAACATCTATGGCCTCACCTTCACCGTGCTCCTATTCAGCTCCTCCATTGGCTCCATGGTGCTCACCTACTCTAAGATCACCATTGTCTGTCTGACCAGCAACAGCAAGTCTCTGAACAGCAAAGCCCTGAAGACCTGCAGCACCCACCTGGTTGTGTTTCTGATCATGATATTCTGTGGTTTCACCGTCATCCTAATGCATCGCTTCCCACAATACTCAGACTATAGAAAACTGTCGGCCATCCTGTTCCACGTGGTCCCCGGGGGCCTGAACCCCATCATTTATGGCGTACAGTCGGCAGAGATCAGCAGGTCTCTGTCAAAGGTGTTCTGTCGCCGCTCTGAGCAGAGAAAGGTGGTGAACAGCAGTTAG